The Streptomyces sp. NBC_00659 genomic interval CGCTCTTCCTGCAGAACGGGGGACCCGGCGCGCACCTGCTGAGCCCACGGGACATCCTCGACGTCGCCAAGGCCGGCGGGGTCGGGCGAGTCGTCCTGCTGTCCTCCCAGGGAGTCGCGACCCGACCCGGGTCGGCCTCGCACGGGGAGACGGGGCGCTCCATCGAGGACGCCGTCCGGGAATCAGGATTGGCCTGGACGATCCTGCGGCCCGGAGGCTTCGACTCCAACGCGTACGCGTGGGCCGAGTCGGTCCGCGCCCGGAGGACCGTCGCGGCTCCGTTCGCCGACATCGGCCTGCCGACCGTCGACCCGGACGACATCGCCGAGGTCGCCGCCGTCACCCTGCGCGAGGACGGCCACGCCGGACGGATCTACGAGCTCACCGGGCCCGCTCTCGACACTCCCCGCCGGCAGGCCGAGGCGATCGCCGACGCGCTCGGCGAACCCGTCCGGTTCATCGAACTGTCCCGCGACGAGGCCCGCGCGCAGATGCTCCGGTTCATGCCCGAGCCCGTGGTCGAGACCACGCTGGCCATCCTCGGTGAGCCCACCCCGGCCGAACGGCGCATCAGCCCCGACGTCGAGCGGATCCTCGGCCGCGCACCGGGTGCCTTCGCCGACTGGGCCCGCCGCCACATCGCCGCCTTCCGGTGAAAGTGCTGGGGCCGACGACGCTTCGGGCATGACCGAGGGCCTCGGGACAGCCCCGGCCCTCGCCGACGGCGACCGCTGCTCCGCCTCGCCGGGTCGGTCCGCGCTTCAGAGGCCGCGCGCGTCGGCCAGGATCGCGGCCTGCTCCAGCATGCGGGTCGGCTCGCGGCCGTTGCCCCAGGCGTCGTTGAAGGACGGTACGGACTCCACGTGCGGGCCGAACTGTCTGCGGATCGCCTCCAGCAGCACGGCCATGGCCTGTGCCTCGACATGGCGGTCACCGCCCGACTCCCTGAGGATCGCGCCCAGCGAACACAGGCGGCCGTCGTCGTCGGTCAGAGCTCCCGCGCACCAGCCGTCCGTCCGCAGCCGCAGCGAAGCGCGGTGCAGGAGGCCCGCGACGGGGGTGGCGTGCGGGGCGAGGCCCGGGGGAGCGCTGGGGACGGGAGGGGTCGGGAGGGGAGCGGTGGGAGCCGATGGGGCTCCGATCCGGGACCAGTCGACCGGGGTCGTCTCGATGTGCGCGGTGTTGACCTCGTAGGCGACGGCCGCCTGTGCGAGACGGGCGTCCATCTCCGTTTTGACCGCGGCCAGGCGGGCCTCCAGACCGTCGCCGGGCTGCCGCTCGGGCGCGGGCTGTGCGGCGACGAGCGGGGCGATGCCGGCGGGCCCGGATGCGGCGGCTTGGTCGGCTGCGAGGGTGCGCGTGGGGGACTGCATGAAGGATGGATTCCTGGCTCGCCCCGAGTTCAGCGCCGCCGAACGGGCGGTACCGGGCGCGGGGCGCGCCAGGACAGTGGAGCGGGTGGCCGGGTGGTCCACGGCTCGGTCAGGTCGCGGCCGGGCGGCTGCGCGGACAGCGGACCCGGTTGCCGTACCTGTCGTACCCGCTGTGCATGCCGTACTTGCCGTACCCGCAGTGCCTGGTCAGGCGTGTGCGCTCAGCTCGCCCGCCAGTAGCCGAGCGCGCTGACCCGCTGCTTGGGCACCGACAACTCCTTGCGGACATGTGCCGACAGCGCGCGTGTGGTCGCCGTGTCGCACGCGATCCACACATACGGCTGATCGCTGTCCTTCAGCAGCTCGGGAAGGGCCGCCTTCAC includes:
- a CDS encoding DUF6197 family protein, with protein sequence MQSPTRTLAADQAAASGPAGIAPLVAAQPAPERQPGDGLEARLAAVKTEMDARLAQAAVAYEVNTAHIETTPVDWSRIGAPSAPTAPLPTPPVPSAPPGLAPHATPVAGLLHRASLRLRTDGWCAGALTDDDGRLCSLGAILRESGGDRHVEAQAMAVLLEAIRRQFGPHVESVPSFNDAWGNGREPTRMLEQAAILADARGL
- a CDS encoding NAD(P)H-binding protein, translated to MFVVTGATGNVGRSLVRTLAATGVRVTATSRGISDADVPEGVGYARADLADPESLRSVFDGADALFLQNGGPGAHLLSPRDILDVAKAGGVGRVVLLSSQGVATRPGSASHGETGRSIEDAVRESGLAWTILRPGGFDSNAYAWAESVRARRTVAAPFADIGLPTVDPDDIAEVAAVTLREDGHAGRIYELTGPALDTPRRQAEAIADALGEPVRFIELSRDEARAQMLRFMPEPVVETTLAILGEPTPAERRISPDVERILGRAPGAFADWARRHIAAFR